Below is a genomic region from Raphanus sativus cultivar WK10039 chromosome 4, ASM80110v3, whole genome shotgun sequence.
AAACAATGAGCTAGAATCTGTAATACTCTTCGAGCTTTCCAGGTAAAAAGTCAGGGTCTTTAGGTGCAGTGTTCTTGATCTTCTCTTGGAGGTCTAAACTCTTGGGAAGTATAATCTCGGCTCATAGACCTTGTGTAGAGAAATACCTCTCCAACAATATCTGCAACATTAGAACACTCGATAAGAACAACCATAGATACTACTCACGATGATTTCTCATTGCCTTACCACAGTAGTGTATGCGTCTTCTCTGCTCTGCCTTTCACTCTTGCCAAGTCCCATGAATGTTCAAACATCATCAAGTTCAAATCATCCACACACAAATAACCAATAATAGAGAAAGAATGAGAAGAGGAACTAACATTACAATCATTCTATCTGAAGCTTCTGATGATGTCCCATGTTCATCCAATACATAAACCCTCCAACCCCTGTAAAAACCTCCCATAAAGTTTACAACTTCGATCACATTTCGTCAATCTACGTATCTGTGTGAGTACCCTTCACCTCTCAGCAGCTTGAACTGCAAGCCTTTCGGCGACAGATCGAACTTTATTAGACTGAACCGTCTCTTTACCGTCAAAAGATCTAGGCAACTCAATTATGAACTCATCAACCTCCTGCAAAGAACACTTCCAATCAAACCACTTCCACTTCTGAAAAACGTTTCGAATCATACTTTTTCTTCTGCAATTTCCAACAGCCTAGTCTCGAGCTTCTGTCCTCTCGATTTCAAAACCTAACACCCAAAATCACATCATCACTTCACTAAACCTTTTAAAGATAAATTAAAACGCATAGAGATCGAGGAATTTTGAAGTTACCGTGAGAGGACGAAAGGTGCGATTCCTGTCTTCGATTCCTGTCTTCGACAACCCTAAGTCTACGCCATTGATTCCGCTCGATAGCAGTTTCCTCCATTGATTCTGTTCGCCAAGCCCTAATAAAATCGCCGATCTCTGCCATAGATTCTGAGGATGAAAGGTTTTGATACCACTGTTACGACTAATAGAGGGAACTGGGAAAGGGAGGGCAGCGGTGGTGGCCGGAGTGATTACAGTGGGAGAACACTGATTTCCGTCGAGAGAGAGAATCTATGTGGAAAGAAAAAGAGACACGTGTTCATAAGGACGTTTGTTAATTGTCCTTAGTTAAGGAACGTTTGTTATGATAATAaccaattttcttttatttttaatcctAATATTACTAAGGACAGGCTTAAGATATGccgataatgatgctcttatcCTTCTACTTTGATTGATTGTCTTCCTGGGTAATACAATCGTATGCTTTCCTATGAAAAAAGAAGTTCAATGGATGTTAATCTGTTTTCCACACATTTGAAACTGAAGGTTGGACAATGTTACAGACTGAGACAGAAGCAGATGAAGTGATAGTGGCAGATGGGAGACAATTGTACAAACAGAACATGACTCTGATCAGTTCAAGTCGAGTTTTGTACTTCGCATGACTAGAACCTTAAACGCAGGGAATAAAACTAAAGGTGTTATTATCCAGTCATGCTGTAAATTTATCACTGGAAATGTATATATGAATGCAAACAAACATTAATACGTCTGTTCAGATAATTTTTACATGTttcaataattaattaatttttattttgttcattttattttatatgattttttttttgaatgaatgttaaattttattcatcaaaaaagccTTTTTACAAACTAGTGCATACTTGATACTTGAAAAAACAAGCaagaaaaatgataaaaacaacTCAAATTTGAAAACACCCAACCCTTAAACTCAACAAAAGCAAAatcccccttaagcttgaccatgtggaacaagtcaagcttggaaatgCTATAAGattctcctcattaaaaccctcactagagaaaacccaaatcggacaaaactctaatagggaaaaagagtaagaatCTCATAATAAGGGGACTAAACCTTTTCAAACCTCCAACCAAGAATCAATCAAAGACACCCCTAGCTACACTCTAGTGCTAAACCAATATTCCAGACCATCCACCATAGCTCTTCCTTTCACCATTTTCATCAGACTAAGCTTATTCCTTACTCCTTTATCAACCAGTTTCTGCAGCATGGCAATAGGCATAGGCTTCTCTCCATGCTTCACCCTATTTCTTTCCCTCCAAATCGCATAGACAGCAGCCTGAAAAGAATATCTGATACAAAACCCGCTTTTCCCACCTCTTGAACTGTCCGAAATTTGAGAAGTAATAACAGACCAGTTCTTAGAGTGATCCGTAAGAAGGATGCCCATAGTGAGAGATTTTCAAAGCTGCCCAGAATAATCACAATCAAAGAACAAGTGGTTTTTGGATTCAACATCATTTTTACAAAGAACACAGGTTGTGTCAGCTCCCAAGGACCATTTCGATACTCTGTCCATAGTAGCCAGCCGATTTAGCAAAGCAAGCCACGTGATGAATGAATACTTAGGAGTAGCCTTTGAAAACCAAACACCTTTTGCCCAAGTGCAGTTGCTATTTGATTCTCTAAGCAGATTCCAAGTTTCATGGGTCAAAACTTCTTTTTATAACCTGACTTCCCTTTCCACATATCAACATCCTCCACATTATAAGACAGCTTCTCCTTTATCAACCGTAACTCTTCTTCAATCTCATTGAGCAAAATATTTCTGTGCTTTCTTCTCCTCCGAACACACATTACTGCTTCCTCTAAATTAGCTTCCTTACGCACACCCATATTAATAATGCCTCTGTTTCCAAGAATATCGAACAGCATCCCTTTTGCAGACCACTTATCAAACCAAAAAGATGTATGGCGACCATTCCCCACTTCCTTAATATAAAACTGTTTAGCCACTTCTCTCAACTTCAAAAGCTTCCTCCACATCCAAGATCCTACATGGTCTTTGTAATTTACTTCCCAAAAACTCTTCTTCTTGAGTAAATAGCTTTTTATCCACTTACCCCATAAAGAATCACCTGATAGAACTCTCTAAATAAGTTTCAGACCATAAACTTTGTTTACTTCTTTCAAGCTCCTCAACCCCAACCCACCTTCACATTTTGGTTTTGTAACATCAATCCAAGCTATCTTCGCGCCTGTAGACTTTAGAGCAGGACCAGTCCAAAGAAACGAAGCACAAAGTTGCTCAATTTCTTTGATACACTTACTTGGGAGACGAAAAACTGAAGCCCAAAAATTCACAATGCTCATAATCACCGAAGTAATCAACTGAAGCCGACCCGCATAAGATAGAAACCTACAGGTCCAAGAACTGATCTTGCCTCTAACTCTCTCAATCAGGGGAATATAATCATGCTTACACATCACTTTAGTCATTAGAGGCAATCCCAAATAACGAACAGGAAGCTTACCCTCAGCAAAAGGAAAATTCCTCAAAATTCTACTACGCTCCTCTTCTGCTACTCCCGCCATAAAGACAGTAGACTTCTCAATGCTAATGTTAAGACCCGACAAACTCGCAAACTCACCAAACACTGCTAAAGCTCCTTCAATCGAATTTTTTGTGCCCTCCACAAAAACCATTAAATCATCAGCGAAGCAAAGATGGGTTAAGGAGAGAGCTTTACATCGAGGATGCAGATTAAACTTCTCTTCCCTCATACCTTTATCAATCTTATGAGATAAGATATTCATACACAGAACAAACAGGTAGGGAGAGAGGGAGCAACCCTGCTTCAAACCTCTAGCACTCTGGAagtattttatatgattattttatatgattattttagttACTCTCAGCTATTTTCCCGGATCTTAAAATTCAGGATATCACTGTATAAAATCTTTACTAAAGCtgaaatatacaatatatataccgCAAACGCACTAACATTTCGTTCGAATCATTGACAAAGATTCGTTTTATTTAATTGGAATATTGATGGAACTGGAATCTTACATATAGAATCTTAGGACAATGTTTTAGGTGAGATCAATATAAAAAACACGTCATGATCCTGGTGGACAACTATTAAAAGACTATAAGAGATCACAACAAAGAAAATGGATccacttaaatatataaactagtAGTATTAAGTCTTAAAAATAACTATGGGCTTAGTGAGCTGTGAGCACATGTGGCAGACACGAAATTGAAGACAACACCATCAACGGTGCTCGTATAAACCATATCTCTCTCTATAAAGTCCGTTTCAAATTGGGCTCCATTTCATCTATTCCCACACATTTATACTTGTCCTCTTCTTCATGTAGTTGTAGTACTTTGCTCATGTAACAGATCTCTATGTTGATGATTGATCTGTATGAGGTGATTCAACTTGTATGACAGAATGGACTCGTTACTCTTTGCAGTTGTTATTTTTACTCGTCATGGTTGTAAGAGACCTTATCATCCTCAACATGATGAAAATCACAGGCTAAAAGTTATGAAAACAACGTATATGCTCGAGGTTTCTTGGAGACGTAATAAATCCTAACACTCCGTTATGACGGGATCAACGACCACAGAATCTCAACGTAAGCTGCCATGGAATGGGATTGGtccattttttatatattttacataaactAACATGAAAACATGAATGCTTTGTCATAATAGCAAAAGTGTAAGCTTAAAGAATATGCAATAACTTAGTTGTACGGGACTTTTAAAAGTACAACCACTTGTATAAAGTTTAGAAGCTTAATTAaacaatcaaaatataaaacttacGAAGCCAATACAATACATATAAGGAGAGTACTCGTGTTCCTCTGATTCTAACCTGACTATGAAATAATACTATTGCGAATACAATTTGCATTCGCCTTTTCCCATTGAAAAGGTCAACATCGACAATAAAATCTAGCGCGTCGATTTTGGAACTCCCATGCATCTAAGATTAGATTTAACTCCTCAgactaaataattttaaaaatacataaaacaaacaatcagaaaagtaaaacaaaaaacaaaaaaaaaaacaaaagcaacaCACTGAGAGACAGTACTTTGTGATGTAAGCAACCACATACACCACTCCCTGCTCTTCTCTTATATTATTGGCTATTTGTTCCccctaattttatttattattttcactaatgattcatttttattggttgaacctctttttgattatttctatattttttggaatacttttttttggaacacctTTTGATTCTTGGGTCTCTTctatatatacaaatacaaaacCACTTCTGCCTCATAGATTAATGCTATCTACGTTTTCTTTCTCTCCAATTGCCTATGATGCAAGAATTAAGCTTAGAACTGTTCTCCAACGACGTCGTTCGCTTAGACCTAACTCCTCCCCAAACATCACCTACTTCTCTCTCCATAGACGAAGAAGAATCACCGGAGGCCAAGATCCGACGGCTGATATCAGAGCATCCAGTGATCATCTTCAGCAGATCTTCTTGTTGCATGTCCCACGTCATGAAAAGACTCCTCACCACAATAGGAGTCGTCCCCACCGTCATCGAGCTCGATGATCACGAGGTTTCCTCTCTCCCCATGGCTCTTGAAGAAGAATATTCCGGCGGCGGCTCCGTCGTTCTTCCGTCTCCGGCGGTTTTCATTGGTCGTGAGTGTGTCGGTGGTTTTGAGTCCCTCGTCGCGCTCCATCTAAGTGGTCACCTTGTCCCTAAGCTTGTCCAAGTTGGAGCTCTTCGGGTATGATTGTAATCTACTTCTTGTttttcttgtgtgtgtgtgtgtgtcaacATTTACTTCTTGCTTTTCAATAGTATTTTACAGTACCAAAAGCAGAATTTTAGGGTTTCTCTTTTCTGATATCCTCTCCGATGATCAAAGTTATATATACCCATGTAGAAAATGAAttataaacaataattaaagatgtgtaattatagttttatataattagtaaaTTTGTTTCTTCGTTTTACCTTAATCAATCAACATTATTTATCTATTGATTagaactaataaaatataatttagttgTATAATgattaaagtttatttatttttctataatatcatgTTGATCAGAGTGGTAAAATAAAAGATGTTATGAAAACGTTACTATATATGTACTGTGATTGGCATGCaataatattatacatgttTCATCTATGCATGGTAGGACTATTGTTCGATCGTGGTTAAAGTAGTTCATCTGAGTAGTGGTTGTTTGGATCGAGTATGGACTTCCGAGTACCTTCTTCAtcatgaataatattttttttggtgattATTCAGTTTTATGGTTATCATATGGATGCGTTGTCGATCTGAAAGTTAATTTCATTGTTTATGTCAATATTCTAAAGAATAAAGTAGAGAACTGAGTAAAGAAGATTCTACCATTTATTCGTAAGGCCTCCCAGCTCCAGGCTTCAAGGAAATATTCCTCTTTatagaaaaatatcaaataattttattactgTGTGCCTTGGTCTCGTGTATTAAGTAGTTGGTAGAGTTTATGCATTAAGttgttgaagtttttttttttttgagaattaagTTATTGAAGTTTGAATCAGCCTCCATCTATTTCCCTTCAAAATATATACGTGTCCAGTTAAAAAAAGGTACGTTGTGGAATtgtataatacatttttaattattcGGCTATAAGTCGAAACTAATAAGAATTGGAAAATGGGAGACAAACTTTCAATAATTGAGTGGGGGTTTTGACAGCGACGCTGGGCTTAAAAATtattcagtttcttcttctttggcgtTGAGTAATTGGAATAGAATGCTATATACTTGCATTATACCAGTAGGTTTTGTAGTAGGATTAGGAAAATAAGGTCAAACGTCCAAGTTCCACATTCCAAGGATCAGGATTGACCTATGCCGCATCAATGATAGATACTGATGTCACACGACACTGCTATTTTGCCAAGAGCTTCGAATGGTTGGTTTGAAATTGtagtctctctttttttatataCACACGATAACCAGACGAATATCTAATAAGACGATACTGTTGGAAAAGCTGAGAACAGCTAAGAACATGAACTCACTCTTTAATAATGGAAGAGAGAatcaacttgtgattgaatcctctCAGCAAAATAATCTACACACCATCTGAATCTAGAGAGATTAAGTGGCTGTGAGATTGATACAATAACTAGAACCATGCTAAGAATAAATTAAagactctagtttgaatctatccttgtggagtatcacaacactgatggtttgtgtacttaagctacaaggagttagaatcagtaagctagagatgaacagaacataaagaagagtttaaactGATTTAGAAGTGGAATGGGCAAGCAATAGTCTGCCATTTAAGGCAGACTCTAAATCGTGTATCACAACCTCTCTACATTGTGACTAACTTGAAGAACACTTAGTAAAGGGATGGAGATACACGAAATTGTATAAGCTTGTCTCTTATTTCTTGTGTCTGATTACAATGAGGCTGCCTCTTTATTTATAGAGGAGAGCCTTAGGTTTTACAGCAGCAACAAGACAAAGAAACAACTTGCAAGCTATTAAACAATTGTTAAAGGACAGCttgactaaactaatattatttaagggAAATCAGAGTAAGAGCAGGCTGGGGAGAGAGAGTGGCACGTCCAGGATGAGTGATAGTGACATATCACAACAGCTCTTTGCTTAAGTTCACATGTGATCTCATTTCAACTTCAAACAAGACCATTGGCGCCAATGCTGTCTGATTGTGTTTCTggtcgacaggaactccctatctttgcaccaacattatcagaaccctatctttgcacattcttgatcttgatcctaactttgcacattcttcttttagtgatttaaggttgacccggactttgtacttccatgatcttccttgtgcattctttgggcatcatttcttttgcaccaactttgcacaagtacccttgatcacactcagctactgcttcttccttcttcattccaacactccccctcaagcttgaccataggagatccttggacaAGTTTGGAACtgtgaagaag
It encodes:
- the LOC130494271 gene encoding glutaredoxin-C6-like isoform X2, coding for MMQELSLELFSNDVVRLDLTPPQTSPTSLSIDEEESPEAKIRRLISEHPVIIFSRSSCCMSHVMKRLLTTIGVVPTVIELDDHEVSSLPMALEEEYSGGGSVVLPSPAVFIGRECVGGFESLVALHLSGHLVPKLVQVGALRFYGYHMDALSI
- the LOC130494271 gene encoding glutaredoxin-C6-like isoform X1, producing the protein MMQELSLELFSNDVVRLDLTPPQTSPTSLSIDEEESPEAKIRRLISEHPVIIFSRSSCCMSHVMKRLLTTIGVVPTVIELDDHEVSSLPMALEEEYSGGGSVVLPSPAVFIGRECVGGFESLVALHLSGHLVPKLVQVGALRDYCSIVVKVVHLSSGCLDRVWTSEYLLHHE
- the LOC130494271 gene encoding glutaredoxin-C6-like isoform X3 codes for the protein MMQELSLELFSNDVVRLDLTPPQTSPTSLSIDEEESPEAKIRRLISEHPVIIFSRSSCCMSHVMKRLLTTIGVVPTVIELDDHEVSSLPMALEEEYSGGGSVVLPSPAVFIGRECVGGFESLVALHLSGHLVPKLVQVGALRVSICIENWK